The bacterium genome window below encodes:
- a CDS encoding succinylglutamate desuccinylase/aspartoacylase family protein, producing the protein MKPIYESLRWNQLRVTAHAAAQYIPLAYGEAGTVGTRATLIAGTHGDEGPWSALAIKMFCRHPIAKLTGRLRVIFTANALAAEVERRNSWIDSPNAVDLDGVFPGNKEGSHTERLAAALAPLIADSDVVIDLHGGGTWCVNAFVKRFEGSEQLAADLGAPFIRDAPDKRGGLTTYARSLGIRVVNVEVGGRSSREMYWTERNVTGLERALFRLGVLALDAPPAPVENAIDVGPTTPMRAAVGGIFVPTLREDAVGTVVPGGTEMGKILDLHTLAELQVFTAPFERTAMMLMRPQICTVEGSALVYVIAKPV; encoded by the coding sequence TTGAAGCCCATCTATGAGTCATTGCGATGGAACCAACTCCGAGTCACCGCCCACGCCGCCGCCCAATATATCCCGCTGGCATACGGCGAAGCCGGCACCGTCGGGACCCGCGCAACGCTCATCGCCGGGACGCACGGCGACGAAGGCCCCTGGTCTGCCCTGGCGATCAAGATGTTTTGCCGCCACCCTATCGCGAAGCTCACCGGACGCCTGCGCGTCATCTTTACCGCCAATGCACTCGCCGCCGAGGTCGAGCGCCGCAATTCTTGGATCGATTCCCCCAACGCTGTCGACCTGGACGGCGTCTTCCCCGGGAACAAAGAGGGCTCGCACACCGAGCGCCTGGCCGCTGCCCTCGCCCCGTTGATCGCCGACAGCGACGTGGTGATCGACCTTCATGGTGGCGGCACGTGGTGTGTCAACGCGTTCGTCAAGCGCTTCGAGGGGTCCGAACAGCTGGCGGCCGATCTTGGCGCGCCCTTCATCAGGGACGCCCCTGACAAGCGCGGCGGTCTGACCACGTATGCCCGCTCGCTCGGCATTAGGGTCGTGAATGTCGAAGTCGGCGGGCGCTCGAGCAGGGAGATGTACTGGACCGAGCGCAATGTCACCGGGCTTGAGCGCGCCCTGTTTCGTCTCGGCGTCCTCGCCCTCGATGCGCCCCCTGCGCCGGTGGAGAACGCGATCGACGTCGGTCCGACCACGCCGATGCGGGCAGCCGTGGGCGGGATCTTTGTGCCTACCCTCCGCGAGGATGCGGTTGGTACGGTCGTTCCGGGGGGCACCGAGATGGGCAAAATCCTCGACCTGCACACGCTTGCCGAGCTGCAGGTCTTCACCGCGCCCTTCGAACGGACCGCCATGATGCTCATGCGCCCCCAGATCTGCACCGTTGAAGGCTCGGCTCTTGTCTATGTGATTGCCAAACCTGTCTAA
- a CDS encoding methyltransferase, whose protein sequence is MDQGDQKPSARLRDLLFGYRVSQAIHVAATLGIGDLLTNGPLTSEDLASATGTHACSLYRLLRALASIGVFQEGADRRFALTPLGECWRSDAPESVRPLAIFVGQPEHWHAWDQLLHNVRTGENAFHDAHGVSEWEYRARSPQAGEIFDRAQASQSRRAAGSIINAYDFSQFKCVVDVGGGQGALLAAILAAHPSLRGVLFDQPHVVARAEQTLRAAGVAGRCQVVGGNFFEAIPAGGDAYVLQYVLHDREDEQARAILQVCRHATGQDGKLLVIEREIGPPNEGAGTKFMDLNMMVSPAGCERTRQEWTTLFAEAGFQLVGACPVDDGFRIIEGVPA, encoded by the coding sequence ATGGATCAGGGCGACCAGAAACCGTCGGCCAGACTCCGGGACCTACTCTTCGGCTACCGAGTGTCCCAGGCGATCCACGTCGCCGCAACGCTTGGCATCGGCGATCTCCTAACCAACGGGCCACTGACCAGCGAGGACCTCGCCTCCGCAACCGGAACCCACGCGTGCTCACTGTACCGGCTGCTTCGCGCGCTTGCGAGCATCGGGGTGTTCCAGGAGGGCGCAGACCGACGTTTTGCGCTGACTCCCCTCGGTGAGTGTTGGCGATCCGACGCGCCCGAGTCCGTCCGCCCGCTGGCAATCTTCGTGGGTCAACCGGAACACTGGCACGCGTGGGATCAGCTACTCCACAACGTACGAACCGGAGAGAACGCCTTTCACGATGCCCATGGCGTGAGCGAGTGGGAATACCGCGCCCGCTCCCCGCAGGCAGGTGAAATCTTCGACCGCGCGCAGGCGTCTCAATCGCGCCGCGCAGCGGGATCGATCATCAACGCCTACGACTTCTCGCAGTTCAAATGCGTCGTAGATGTGGGAGGCGGCCAGGGTGCGCTACTCGCGGCGATTCTTGCCGCGCATCCTTCGCTGCGGGGTGTGCTGTTCGACCAGCCGCATGTGGTGGCACGGGCCGAGCAAACGCTGCGGGCGGCTGGCGTCGCTGGTCGATGCCAAGTGGTGGGAGGGAATTTCTTCGAGGCGATCCCGGCCGGCGGTGATGCGTACGTGCTACAGTATGTTCTTCACGATCGGGAGGACGAGCAGGCGAGGGCCATCTTGCAGGTCTGCCGGCATGCAACCGGGCAGGACGGGAAGTTGCTCGTCATCGAGCGAGAGATCGGCCCGCCGAACGAGGGTGCGGGGACGAAGTTCATGGATCTGAACATGATGGTATCGCCTGCCGGATGCGAACGCACGCGCCAGGAGTGGACGACGCTCTTCGCCGAGGCCGGGTTTCAACTGGTTGGCGCCTGCCCGGTCGACGACGGATTCCGCATCATCGAGGGCGTTCCTGCGTAA
- a CDS encoding class I SAM-dependent methyltransferase, translating into MTTGHGFGELWSPGARDWARFAEPHFQPLYEAIHDRLGIRDGTRLLDVGCGPGGAALLAAGRGARVAGLDASPGAVEVARERVPDGDFRIGDMESLPWLNASFDAVTGFNSFPFAGNPVAALAEARRVLVPGGKVGLVIFSPREENQQPKIMAAIAALAPPQSPGGPNPFALSAPGRPEAVVQAAGLHTLDRGEFPIVSVHPTAEAACRAFLAGGTGGRAVQHSGQERVRQAIQEALEGFRVETGVYRIEHRFWFLIAE; encoded by the coding sequence GTGACGACTGGACACGGATTCGGCGAACTGTGGAGCCCTGGGGCGCGAGACTGGGCGAGGTTCGCAGAACCCCACTTCCAACCACTCTACGAAGCGATTCACGACCGGCTTGGGATTCGGGACGGGACACGGCTGCTGGACGTAGGGTGCGGCCCCGGTGGCGCGGCACTCCTTGCTGCTGGGCGGGGCGCGCGGGTAGCAGGCCTCGACGCTTCGCCCGGCGCAGTCGAGGTGGCCCGCGAGCGCGTGCCGGATGGGGATTTCCGGATTGGCGACATGGAAAGCCTTCCCTGGTTGAACGCTTCGTTTGACGCCGTCACCGGATTCAACTCCTTTCCATTCGCAGGCAATCCCGTGGCTGCGCTAGCGGAAGCCCGCAGGGTTCTTGTTCCCGGCGGGAAGGTGGGACTCGTGATCTTTTCGCCGAGGGAAGAGAACCAGCAGCCGAAGATCATGGCCGCGATCGCGGCCTTGGCACCTCCTCAGTCGCCGGGAGGGCCGAATCCCTTTGCCCTCTCTGCTCCCGGTCGGCCGGAGGCTGTGGTGCAGGCGGCAGGCCTGCACACACTGGATCGCGGCGAGTTTCCGATTGTGTCGGTCCATCCGACTGCCGAGGCCGCATGCAGGGCGTTCCTTGCGGGCGGCACCGGTGGCCGGGCGGTCCAGCACAGCGGGCAGGAACGCGTCCGGCAGGCAATCCAGGAGGCGCTGGAAGGATTCCGCGTGGAGACAGGCGTCTACCGGATCGAGCATCGCTTTTGGTTTCTAATCGCCGAGTAA
- a CDS encoding 2-phosphosulfolactate phosphatase — MELHVAFLPEEAGDCSRRVVAVIDVIRATTSLLVMAERGCDGVLVASNVAAARGYRTSDPDVLLAGEQAGRAPEGFDFGNSPAAFAEADLAGRRVVFATTNGTRALHLVRSAPTALIACLRNRTATAAVLAAEARTRGFDVTVVCSGREGRFGLDDAYTAGAVVQAVLAGSGADAMVPTDAALAARTLFRAYPDAAALLRTTWAGRNVIEIGLGDDLRVCAELDRSVLVPRMGERVRLLES, encoded by the coding sequence GTGGAACTCCACGTTGCGTTCCTCCCCGAGGAGGCGGGCGACTGCAGCCGGCGCGTCGTCGCGGTCATCGACGTGATTCGGGCGACCACGTCGCTGCTGGTGATGGCCGAGCGTGGGTGCGACGGAGTCCTGGTCGCGTCGAACGTCGCCGCGGCCCGCGGTTACCGCACGTCGGATCCGGACGTGTTGCTCGCCGGCGAGCAGGCCGGCCGGGCTCCCGAGGGATTCGACTTCGGCAACAGTCCCGCGGCGTTCGCGGAGGCGGATCTCGCCGGGCGGCGCGTGGTGTTCGCCACGACCAATGGCACACGGGCGCTCCACCTCGTGCGCTCGGCCCCGACGGCGTTGATCGCGTGTCTGCGCAACCGTACGGCCACGGCCGCGGTCCTCGCGGCGGAAGCACGAACGCGCGGGTTCGATGTGACCGTCGTCTGCTCCGGCAGGGAAGGACGGTTTGGCCTCGACGACGCCTACACCGCGGGCGCGGTGGTCCAGGCGGTGCTCGCCGGCTCCGGCGCGGATGCCATGGTGCCCACGGACGCGGCGCTCGCCGCGCGCACGCTGTTTCGGGCGTACCCGGACGCCGCGGCACTGCTGCGGACGACGTGGGCCGGACGAAACGTGATCGAGATCGGTCTCGGCGACGACCTGCGCGTCTGCGCCGAGTTGGATCGGTCGGTCCTGGTGCCGAGGATGGGCGAGCGCGTGCGCCTGTTGGAGTCGTGA
- a CDS encoding DoxX family protein: MAWFWLLVRLYAGYMWMIEGWDKLHNPVWAGPKAGTALTGFILGALKKTSGTHPDVSGWYANFLHSVVLPHAATWSYAVSAGELLVGVGLILGLFTGVAAFFGGLMNANYLLAGTVSVNPLFFILATWLVLAWRIAGYYGLDRWVLPALGVPGAPGSLFKHSSPTISATHVPSH; this comes from the coding sequence ATGGCCTGGTTCTGGCTACTCGTACGGCTCTACGCTGGTTATATGTGGATGATCGAAGGTTGGGACAAGCTACACAACCCCGTCTGGGCCGGCCCAAAGGCTGGGACCGCCCTGACCGGGTTCATCCTCGGAGCTCTGAAGAAGACCAGCGGTACCCATCCCGACGTCTCTGGATGGTACGCAAACTTCCTCCACAGCGTCGTGTTGCCGCATGCGGCAACCTGGAGCTACGCGGTCTCAGCGGGTGAGCTCCTCGTCGGCGTGGGGCTGATCCTTGGGCTGTTCACTGGCGTGGCAGCCTTCTTCGGCGGGCTCATGAACGCCAACTACCTGCTTGCCGGTACTGTGAGCGTCAACCCGCTGTTCTTCATTCTGGCAACCTGGCTGGTACTTGCGTGGCGGATCGCCGGTTACTACGGGCTTGACCGGTGGGTACTCCCAGCGCTCGGTGTTCCGGGGGCGCCCGGCAGTTTGTTCAAGCACTCCAGTCCGACGATCAGTGCCACGCACGTGCCCTCCCACTAG
- a CDS encoding SDR family oxidoreductase, with amino-acid sequence MRLRKSTVALVTGAARGLGWGIARAFGIAGARVCAMDLNDDELARCARDLAADGTDFLTCRSDVADLAECKSVVKRIVDRWGRLDVVVDNAVYMPLITFEATTPEEWSRQINVGIGGFFNCTYAVWHQMKAQGGGHVIGVASGSSVRGYKQEIAYCTLKHGIEGFVKALSFEAKEHNIALNTIGPGARIKPTRMTWAEYDHAPADLRATWTDPVDLGKAWVWLAAQAPGRFSGYRFDAAKVVQTISREGDDFEFAVEKVTLYPDEFRARQEWYSNYTG; translated from the coding sequence ATGAGGCTACGTAAGAGCACGGTCGCGCTCGTTACGGGTGCGGCGCGCGGTTTGGGATGGGGGATCGCCCGGGCGTTTGGGATCGCGGGCGCCAGAGTATGCGCGATGGATCTCAACGACGACGAGCTGGCGCGCTGCGCTCGAGACCTTGCCGCAGACGGCACGGACTTCCTGACATGCCGCTCCGATGTTGCAGACCTCGCCGAGTGCAAGAGCGTGGTGAAGAGGATCGTGGATCGCTGGGGGCGGTTGGATGTGGTGGTGGACAACGCCGTGTACATGCCGCTGATCACGTTCGAAGCCACCACACCGGAGGAGTGGTCGCGTCAGATCAACGTCGGCATCGGCGGATTCTTCAATTGCACCTACGCCGTTTGGCATCAGATGAAGGCGCAAGGCGGAGGTCACGTCATCGGCGTCGCAAGCGGCTCCAGCGTTCGCGGCTACAAACAGGAGATCGCATATTGCACGCTCAAGCACGGAATCGAAGGATTTGTGAAAGCACTTTCGTTCGAAGCGAAGGAGCACAACATCGCGCTCAATACGATCGGTCCGGGCGCCCGCATCAAGCCGACACGCATGACTTGGGCGGAATATGACCACGCGCCGGCCGACCTGCGAGCGACATGGACGGATCCGGTCGACCTCGGCAAAGCGTGGGTTTGGCTGGCTGCACAAGCTCCCGGCCGGTTCAGCGGGTATCGCTTCGACGCCGCGAAGGTCGTCCAGACGATCTCGCGCGAGGGGGACGATTTTGAGTTCGCGGTGGAGAAGGTCACGCTATATCCAGACGAGTTTCGTGCGCGCCAGGAGTGGTACAGCAACTATACCGGTTAG
- a CDS encoding glycosyltransferase, translating into MPRVAAIIPACNEERTSGEVVGTVARSPLVDDVIVVNDGSRDATMETTRRRAARVIALHANQGKGGATAVGLAATNAQIIPLLDGDLVGLTTRHVEDLLQPVLAGTAEVCVGQIQRDLMQTRFPNFSGLRALRRAVLENISHLENTGFRIEIAVSRHARISGLCTCPAPIDHLTHVLKQEKHGVLPGHVGKLKTTRGIPQWSGRNGRSRT; encoded by the coding sequence ATGCCTCGAGTCGCGGCGATCATCCCTGCGTGCAATGAGGAGCGCACGAGCGGCGAGGTCGTCGGCACCGTGGCGCGAAGCCCGCTCGTCGATGACGTGATCGTGGTGAACGACGGGTCGCGGGACGCCACCATGGAAACCACCCGACGTCGGGCCGCACGTGTCATCGCGCTGCACGCGAACCAGGGAAAGGGCGGCGCGACCGCCGTGGGGCTCGCCGCCACCAACGCTCAGATCATCCCGCTGCTCGACGGTGACCTGGTGGGACTCACGACCCGCCACGTGGAGGACCTCCTTCAGCCGGTGCTGGCCGGTACCGCGGAGGTCTGCGTCGGCCAGATCCAGCGAGACCTGATGCAGACGCGCTTCCCCAACTTCTCCGGCCTGCGCGCGCTGCGGCGCGCCGTGCTGGAGAACATCTCGCACCTCGAGAACACGGGGTTCCGCATCGAGATCGCCGTGAGCCGCCACGCCAGGATCTCCGGTCTGTGCACGTGCCCCGCGCCGATCGATCACCTGACGCACGTCCTGAAACAGGAGAAACATGGAGTGCTGCCCGGACACGTCGGGAAGCTCAAGACCACCAGGGGCATCCCCCAGTGGAGCGGCCGGAACGGGCGGTCGAGAACCTGA